AACTTCTCCATTGCCATGGAATTAGTTGTTTTGATCTTGAAAGGTTCCCTAGCTCAGCATGAAGTTAACTACCATTTCCCTGTGGAAGAAGCTTTGCTGTGGAGGCCACCAACCTGCAACCTGTGTTGCTGTCCACTTTGTGGTGGGGACGGCGTCTCACCAACTTGGTTATATTGGCATCTATCCTGCTTTTGGAAGGCTCCCCTGTACACTGAGCACCGCTCTATTCTACTAATGGTGAGCCCAATCGGTCTTCCGATTTTTCTCATCCTGCTTCCATTGTTCTGTTTGTCGTTTGTGCTTCTTTTATCTGTCTCTGTCAGCTGGCTGTAGTATCTGACAGGCACCAAGAGCTCATCTTCCTTGCTTCTCTGGACGTGTCAGGATGTACTTACTTCAGGACTGATCGGTCATCATGCGTGAGATGATACTTCTTTTTCACCCCTTTTCCCATGTTCATCAATTGCACGACTTAAGTCATTTTCTCAGATACGTGCATCTTTGGAATCCTTTAATTTGGACCCCCATCATACTAGGAAGAAGTAAAAATTCAGCTAACCTCTGTGATGTTGATGCTTGTCTTCGTATATTCATATGTGAGTATGGTACTATGTCAGTTTATTGACTTGTCTGAAACTTTGCACTCATGCAGAAAAATAATCTTTGGAATGCTTTATTTTTGTTGGGAGGATTCTTGCTGTGCATGATGTGCAAAATCACAAGCCATCAATCATCTTAACCATCAACAGTCTGAAGATAATAATTCTCGTCGTATGATGATGGAGACCACCACAAGTTGATGGACCAGGCAGTTCATTCTAGAAACTTTAGTTGACAAATAATGTAAGTTTtcatgaaagagcatctaggcccctaagcGGGTTTGGTGAATTATATGGCAAAACGATTAAAGGATtaacttgtttgcttaagattATGAGCGGGAATTTATtctaacatgtatattatgttattGATGAATGGAAAAATATATGGCTCATTCTCATGAAAGCAAGCAAATACATGATCCCATGAAGCAAAAGTGCGACATATGACACGCGAATTGAAATGAGGTTAAAGACACAGTGACATGCCTGATATATTGGTCTCTAAATATTATGAAAGGTTGTTGGAAAACAATGGGATGTTAATATAAAAGAGAAGGGCAAGCTATTGTGCATGATTAAGAGCATGAACCTATGTGATATTATTGGTCTCATTATTGATAGCTTGCAAATAAGAAATGGATATTCAATGTTGATGTTAAGGCAAAGTTAAGCTCAAAACAGCATGATTGGATGAAAAAGTCAAGCAAGAAATTAGCAACGAGGTACTAAACAAAGTTTAAACAAAGTTTGATCAAGTGACGACTTGAGCCATAGGATATTTGTTAGGGTGAAGTAGCTAGTACTTGGAGGTATCAAATCAAGCATATCTAgtgaagcaatgcaatgcatcaaatATTTGTTGAAGGATACATTGGAGTAGCTTAAGGATTATGATTATGATTTGGATCACATATGTTGGAAAATCCTAAGCTACTAGCTCAAGATAGATGTGCTCAGCTAGAATGCAATGTTGAAGCCCTCGAGTTGACATCGATCAAGTATGGCATGAGTGAAGACATACAAGCTCAAGTGATTGAAATGTCATTTATATTTATTGTTGAGTATAGGTACGTCGTACTATCAAGAGAGATGCAACATTGGTTGATTGACAAAACAAAAATGATCCATGTGAGATAGGCCTTGAGGAAGTCCTCGAGTATACCATCTCAGCCTAAACTGGCTTGGCTAGTTTGGGGAATCAGCTTGGCTAGTTTCTGGCTCTGACATGGGGTAACGGCTAGTTTGTTTAAAAATCAGCTTAGCTGGTTTGGGAAACCGGCTTAGCTGATTTTTCTCTGCTTTAACGGCTAGTTTCTTTGTcttggggtatttataccccttgaGCTCCTCCTTGAGGGGCTACTGGTGTTTCCTGGGCTTAGAGCGTGCAAAAGTCTTTCTAACACTAGTGAAGCTTTCCCCAACCTCTCTTTATGAGATTTGTGTGATTCTTGATAAATCCTAGAATTGGGTTGAGAGTGAGATTGTGTGTGAGCATTAGAGAGCGCCTGTGAACAATCCATAGATTGAACACTTGTGGTTGACGTTAAAATAACTTGTGAAGCATTTGTTAGTCTTGGAGGTGAagcctcctagatggctaggcgtcgtcggctagctcccaaggtgtgatgagcagcggcaagtttgtgagggctgcAATCTTGCCTCCGCAAGGGAAAAAATCATCCAGTGAAAATGGGGAAGCGGTTGAGTGCGACCCTACtcattggaagggagttgaaaaAGACTCATATCCTACAGAGTTCCTCAACAGAGATGTAGGATTCACAatggtgaatctgaacttcggataaacaaatcctcgAGTCTCCATTTCGGTTTGCCTTACTTGTTCAATTATAGCATTTATTTGTGCTTCCGGTTCGAGCTACTTGGGTGTGCTTATTTGTGTGCAGGACATTTCCAACCTGCTGAAAATCATCCGTAGAAGTGCATGTCCAAGTTTGGTTTGTGCTCAAACTTGTTGGGGCCATATTTCACCTTTTGTTGGGCCAGCTTAGCCGGGTTGGGAAACCGGTTTTTTCGGTGATTCCGTAGAAATCTGCAGAAACTCTATAAGTCGCTGATAAAATTATTTTAGATTGCGATAAATTTCAGGTTCAATTATTCAACTCCCTCTAGTtgacatcaagatcctttcacGTCAGAGCTTTTTTACATCAGAATTTAATTGTTTGATTAGATGGTAGGAAAAACCAGGGCTTCTTACCGATAGCGTGAACCTCCGACTCTCTCCCAGTGCTCTAATCTCGTCCACGATGTAGATGCTTGCATGCTGATGAGCCAACCGATTATCCTAAAAGCATAAGGTGATAAGAAACATGGAATTTCGCAGGTGATCCCGGTGACGACAGCAGATGCCGACAGCAATGCCGCATCCAAAGCCAAAACCACCACCCGTTTGGCATGATTTGGTCTCACCACAcggcgcacacacacacactacaCTAGGAGTGGAGCCTAGGGTGAGGGAGCCAAAGGTGATGGATCTCCATCAAAAGCAGCATCCACTAGGCATGCAATCCATGGACAGAAAACTACTAAGGTTGCTTTGGCCTGCTGTGCTCTCTGGAGGTTAGCACAACACGATGAGCTCATGGCAACGCTTGTCCTGCAGCCACGGGGCGTAGTGGAGGTCACAGTTCACCCTATCGTTGACGTGCTGGGGCATTAGCGGGATGAGATCAGGATGGGTGATGCTCATCAGCTTGTGGCTGTGATTCAGACATGCCGATATGCCCGGGAATAGTaaactgtgtgtgtgtgtgctggATTTGATCGAGATGCATGCTGAATTCTCTGCTGGGTCGTGATGTAATTGTTGTTTATGATGAACAGTGGAGGAGTCAGCCATCACTAACCAAATCGACCCTGACATGAAATGTTTTTTAATTAAGCTTCGAACTAGTGATGTCATAAGCTAGCTGATCATGCTTTTGAGTTTTTTATTTTATGGTGAACAATAAACATTCTGCTAAATATCTTTGTGCATGCGCGTGGCTCATGCTGGAGGGTGTTTATGGTGTAAACAGTGGAGTCTGGTTTCAGAAGTCAGCCATCACCTACCAAATGTTAGGGCCTGACATGAAATGTTTTTTAGCTTATAATCCTTCCATTGTTAAATATATGACGTCGTTGATTTTTTACTCTaactttgaccaccaatatgtattgaacgagttagttaacttaaagtaaaatgtgtatcGTTATATCTGttgtcaaatgtactttagatttaacttgtaggtttatctatttgcaaacaAAATATTTGTACAAAAGATGAATGgttaaacaaataaaaaaaatcaacggcatcatatatttaagaacagagggagtaaatgCTTAATGATAACACAAGTAATGACAAAGCTAGCTGGAATGTTTCTTTCTACTTCGGATCTGGCCCTCGGAATCCAACAGGAACATTATATTGTTGCATCGACATGGTTGCAATGTTGCATATATTGTGTGCAAGTGACGCATTTTGCTGCGGTAATGTTAAACTAAACATTGAAGCACAGTATCCAGCGTCATGAGATCGACGAGCTGCTGGATTTAATTTGGATGCATTTCGTTTGACGTTGACGATGGCGATAAACACTATGCCACGAATTCCTACATGCGTATGTCTTTGCCCTCTCGCGTTGATGGCTTCTCAGTGCTCTCACTTTCGTATTTGGATCCAGCCAGTTTGATTCACTCTGTTTCATTGCTGTCGAATGGTGATAATGCAAAGAACAAAGTTGTAATCTCGGTTTGCACGTCGCATTTATCTGGCGCATATTTCCATTATTTCGGTGCTGTCGATGATGCAGCTAGGTGTGAATCAAACTGGCTGGATCCATTCGACAGCAATGAAACAGAGGTATATGCATGTCTGCGTGTGAATCAAACTGTCTGGATCCAAATGCGAAAgttttttttcaagaatacgcaggagagctgcgcacCTTGGTATTAAGAAGAAAGTAAACAAATTTATAACGCGAGTCTACCGGACACACGCACACGGTTCAGTGAAACAAATATAGAATTAcattttgataaaaaaaaaagttgatgaTGCAGCAGCTAGCCTAGGTGTGGTCGTGTGTTTTTGCATCGATGAACCGCGATGTCACCTCTATATAGCTAAGAATGCAAGTGGATACCTAATGCGAAATTAAACTTGCATATGTACTCTATGTAACAGCTTGATTTGGACTTATTTGTTTGATTTGATGGCGAAGAGCACGATGACATTACATAGATTGGTACATATTGGACGAGACTcgggaagaaggaagaactgtTCTCGAGAGGATGTATTCATATTGTTCGCAAATGGACGGGACGGTCAGTGTGACCTTATTGCTGGTTGTTGTTACGAGTTTGAGCTTTTCTTGCATTCATGGTCAGCTAGATAGCCTTGGTAAGCTCATAAACTTCCTTCTCTGTGATTGTTATGTAACTACACATCTGCATTAGTTCCATTTGTGCATACATCTAGCATCCCAGGTGAAGCAAATACCTAATACTAATGGAAAAGTTGGTGTTTTTCCGAAACAGTTATGATGGCATGCTACTATACCTTAGCTAATTTGTCCTCTAAATTAACTAGTATGTTCAATTCCATTCTACCAAGGTTTAGGGTCGACCTAATGATctaaaattctaaaattttagtAACTTGCATCATTAGTTAAGAGGTTATTATAATGAACTTAAATTTCCTCACCAGCATAATTTGAAGTACTAAAGGTTTGCCATCCGGACGGGAGGgaggcaataaatgaggggtagggGTGCCTCCAATACCTTTTATAATTTTATAATACAGAGGTGAGATGTATTAGCTTTTCGCATTGCTGTAAGTACTAGGACAACAACACGCTTGGGCATCTTTTCAAGTAGGATCCTGGAAACACAGGAATAGTAGGGGGAAAGTACACAGGACTGTAGTATCATGGTACTCCGAATCCTATATAGGAAAATGCAGAAAGGAAGGCGACACAAGAAAGCATAGGAAAACACAAGacacaaaaggaaagcaaaccaGGTTTGCTCCAAAATTCTTCCGGAACCACAGTCCACACAATTTTTAAAGCAATTGTTGGACAAGACGCCTCTGAATTAATGGACAGCATAGGAATTTTCctgctcgcaaaaaaaaaaaaggcaaaggaATGGTCTTACAGAAATCGAATCCTTTCAAAGAAAAGGTCGTAGGCCCATGGGCCCTCTCCTACCAAATCGTATTTCTTTATggatgggctgggctgggctacATGTATGTCCAGACTTGAGAGCAGAAGACTTGGGCTACGTGTGTCGTCTCCACAGAGCAGAGCGGGACAGCTGCCAACGTCAATGGCCGCGCCACAGCAAGCCAGCTGACAGTCTGCTAAATTGAGGAGTAGGCCTGGAATTGCCGAACTGGCAGCGTCAGTCGCCGCTGTGGCAAGCAAGCATGGCGCGCGTGATGCGGGCGAAAGAGGCGGAACTGGACGCGGCGGTGGGGGccgtggacctcaacaagaggCTCCAGCAGCGCGCCGCCGAGAGCTGGTGTGGCCTGGCGTGACGCGTGCGTGCGAGCCCCGAACGGACGCCGCACCGCTTCCATGGCAGTGCATGCCACGCCGGCCGCAGCCATTGCACGCCGCTGGAGCTCACCTCGCACGCAACCTGCTCGATGAAATGCCTCAGACGAAGACTaggggagggagaagagatGAGACAGAATATGTCCCCATTCAGCTTGCCAGGTCAGTCTATTGGTGCCCACGTGGCTGCTTATGGACCTAGCTAGATGACACGGCTTAACAAGTTTATCTACCCAAAAATACATTTTGAAGTTTGTGGACCTTAATTAAGTGACACTTCCTTACAAGTTAATGGACCTTCAGTGTATTTTACTCTGTTTAATATGACATTTCAACATTTGTGTGATacactagttcaacattttaaagaaaatgttgaatgaGATCTTTTAAAATGCTGAATCACTTCAATAAAAATGTTAATCGGTCATGAGTCGTGATGCGGCCGCTGCTCATCGGCTGCTGGAGATCGAGCTGCCCCCTGTCTGGACTTTGAGACGGGAGGAATCCTTCCTCGCCACGGTCcgtgcctgctgctgcttcgaTCGATTGATCGGTGGGATCATTGGATTGGCACGGATTAGCCAAATTCGGCGTTTTGGGGTTAATGTGCTTCATTTCGGCGTTTACAATATATAGTAATTACCATGATTGTAGGCTACATCGTTACTCTGAAATTTCTGTCCTTTTTTATAACTCACTTCATGTTCTTTTGGCAGGTTTCATAAGCATTGACTGTGGGTATACCACAACGCCGAAGTACACTGATGACAGGACAGGCATAACATATGTATCTGATGATGGTTTCACAGACTCTGGGTTGATCCATTCTGTCAACCGAGAAGAGAACATGCAGCCGGACGTTGCCCTGAGGTACTCTACTGTTCGCTCCTTCCCCAATGGGACACGCAACTGCTACACATTGCAGTCTCTAACGCCGGGTGGCAAGTATTACGTGAGGGCTGCCTTTGGCTATGGGAACTATGATGCACTAGGCATGCCCCCTACATTTGATCTCTATCTCGGGGTCAATTACTGGACGACGGTGAGCATTATTAACTCCAGTACTGCCTACATATTTGAGATAGTTGCTGTGTCCCCTGCCAACTACCTGCAAGTTTGTTTCGTGAACAAAGGGTTAGGAACTCCTTTCATCTCAGGGCTGGACTTGAGATCATTACAAGAAAATCTTTATCCATATTCCACGGCAACACAATCTCTAGTTTTGCTCAGCTTTTTCCGTGATACTGTTGGTTTTGGGCCCAATCGCTACCACTTTGGAACTGATTATCGACACATTAGGTAATCTTGTTAGCTATACAAATTTTCCTTGACTACGTTATGTACAAAAGTTTTAACATCTCAGAGTTCGTTTTATGTTCGAAAGGTACCCAAATGATACCTATGACCGAATATGGCAGAAGTATGAAGACGTTCCTACCTGGACAATATTGTCCGATACTATCAATGGGATAGTCAACAATTCTCCGAATGACACCTATGGTGCACCATCTGCAGTGATGCGTAGTGTATCCACTCCGGTGAATGCTTCAACGATGGATCTATGGTGGAGTTCAGATTCATCCATGAATGTTGATGCCAATACCAAGTTCTTGGTTGTGCTCTATTTTGCCGAGTTGGAGACGCTGCGAGAGGATGCGTTTCGGGAATTCAGCGTCATTCTGGATAATAATATCACATTAGTTAGTGCGTTCAGGCCAGAGCAGATGTTGACTACTGTTTTTACGGGTATTgtgcaaggtacaggaagtcatgctATCTCCCTTGTGGCAACACCAAACTCCAAGCCGCCTTTGATTAGTGCAATGGAGATATACTTGATGCGACCACTGAATGGATCTGCCACTTACGCTGGAGATGGTAATTAGTAGAACTGTCAGGGTGTTGCTTAGGGGTTCCGTCTACATATTATTGCAATTACTACCTTCAATCGAAATATAAGTCCATTTAGGTTATATATTATGAAAGTATgttttcatgatgaatctattaacATCAACCTTATTATGTTGTCAATCTAAACGAGTTTTTTTATCTTGACCATCAATATCTAAAAACTTGTTTAAATTAACAATATAAGGTTCATGTTTATAGATTCACCGTGAAACATACAAGTTTAAGGCAATGTGGTATTTGGTATTTGAATTAACTTTACCCAATCTGCTTTTATAGCACAACTGTCACTTACAACCTAACAGTTATTTTATTATCTAAAATCATTTTGCCGCTTACCCCCTACAAATGACTTATGGTCACGTCAGTCAGTCAGAAACCAAATAAAATGGATCGCAGAGGGAATAAATGACATGGCAGAGACTTGTAGCTGAATTCTTTTTATCTATCCCCTTGTGGTTCTTCCTGATTTGTATTtctaatttatatttttatgagtAAAATTCTTGAGTTTAATTCTTGATTCAACTTTTAAATAAACCTCTTGCTCTGTTTATTACAGtttgttatttttattctttattcaGTTTGTCTAATTGAAATTTATGTTTGAATGTAATTTTAGTGGAAGTAATAATTTAGGCACTCACCACCAGATTGCCTTGTTTCTCGAATAGATTGCTAATATTAGTTGAGCTAGCAGTGATGGCCTTTTATGGGTTTGATGATGGTACTGGCAAGGATGACCATATCCCTTCAATAGAAATATAAGTTCATTAGGATATCAGCATGGTCTCCAATTTGAAACTTTGGCTAACTATATCCATAAAAACCATCATCTTAATTGGAAAGAGTTATATATGATGAAAGTACTTTTCGTGAGTGTTGGAGTATAATTGAATTGCCCACCTTTCctcatcagcttaagcttttgggttgaactggttggtgcatgcaactcaatatgatATCAGAGCCAGAGGTCTTGAGTTCGAATCCTGGCGAgcgcgattaaataaaataattgcagcctaCTCCAATCTCCACGTATGCGGCCTGAGGGAATCTGCACGTGAGGaggagtgttggagtataagtgaattgcccacctttcttcatcagcttaagcttttgggttaaactggttggtgcatgcaactcaacaGTGAGAAATATAGTAGTACCAATCTTGTCTTAATGTCAATCTGTataaatttttaaatatttATAGTTTAACTTATAACAAACTTAGATGGACTTATATTTCTGATTGGAGGAAGTATCTTATTTTTGTCATGTAGTTGGCTGGAAGTACTCTTGGTACAAGACTTATATGTtatgccttttcttttatctttattttaatttattttcccAGCCATTGCGATGATGACTATCCAGACAAATTATTCTATTAAGAGAAACTGGGAAGGAGATCCATGTTCCCCTGTAGCTTTTGCATGGGATGGCCTGAACTGCACTTACAATACCAGTGGTTCATCGAGAATAATCGCCTTGTGAGTTCTGAATGAACAAGATATCTCCATTTCTTTCACTTAACTagataaaagaaaagaattgtAGTGTTATGTTCGTGTAATGAAGGTTAATAGTTGGACACTTTGACTCTCCTGCAGATATCTGTCATCCAATGGATTGAATGGTGAAATTGTTCCTTCATTTGGCCAGCTAGCATCACTCCAGCACTTGTATGTTCTGCATAGTATAGTTTCAGAATTCGTCATGATGTAACAAGATTTACTGCATCACTAGTTAGTCACTGAATGAATAATTCTTTTCAAAAGATCCAGCAGTGCTAGATTTTGTATTAGGAAGATTGTAGAGTACTACCAAAGACCATCCATCCAGATTTTAGAGTACTCCCAAAAGGTTATTAGTGCTTGTTGACTTTAACATATTAGTTCAAAACCTAGAAGGCCAAAAGTTTGCAGAAAAGTCTGGCCTCTTTTAGGCATACCATATACAAAATTATAATAACGTGTTTTCCAGTCCAAGTCGGGAATGTAGAGCTTTAATGCCTCTCACTACAGTAGAGCTTTAAGTTAACCGTCTGACTCCAAAGTTTAGGCAACATAGCATTTACTTCTACATTAGCACTTGTTTCTAAGTGCTTCATTTTGCTTGCTATTCCAGGGATCTATCGCACAACAATCTGTCAGGATCAATACCCAATTTTCTGGGTCAACTGACGTCACTTACATTTCTGTAAGTCCCTCCTGCTGATTAACCTATTTTAACTTCAAACAGAAACCCTTaatgtttatttttcttatctTTTGTAGAGATTTGTCAAGCAACAACCTTAGTGGACCAATTCCTACAAGTTTGCTACAAAAATCTCAGGATGGATTGCTGACACTAAGGTTCACACTGTCCCACCTTTTGGCAGTATATATCAATATATGTTTATGAAGATTATTCCACTGGCCCTCATAAAAACTGATTTAGTTGAGATAATCCTTTAATCATTTGCTTGTAAAATAGAGTGGATCAGGTACAACTAGGCTTAATTGAGGATCGCCTTTGGTTGACCATATGACTAGTTCTGCAGGTGTATGTCTAGCCGCCCCCGGCCAAAGTTTGAGCCCTAGTCTTATTACCATTGGTGTTCATTGCTTTCAGAAGTAAACACACATGTGTAGTGGGAAAGCTTGTACCCGTGTACATGCCTCCAATAACTTGTGCAGCTGCGGTGATCTTACAGGGTGTCCTGCACGTACTGTCTAGAATGATGCCCTGACTGAGGGTGAGGATAGATCACCAGACAGATAGGTGATATATGGAATATTATCCTTTTATTATTATGGTACTGTTCAAAATAATGTTTAGTATCATAAGAGGAAGGACTATAATTTGGTTATTAATTAGTTAGTGTCAGTATGTAGTTACTATTATGTGCATCATTGCTCACATCTGTGTATAATTCTATTGTGAAAGGGGTAGGGGGGTGCATTTTATGTATTCATTCTGATGGTATTGAAGATTCATAGAATTATTCTCTTTCGTTTGTAAGCTAGTTCAGCAAATATACTTACGTCTGAAACAGAGATCTTTGCAGAATTCGATGAACTAATCTTAATCTTTTTATTCCAATTTTGTGTTTACTAGGACTGACAACAATCCGGACCTTTGTACGAACCCTGCTTCCTGTGACCCAATTCCCAACCAAAAGAATAGAATACTTAAGATCATCATTCCTACAATTATTGGAATCATTATTGTCGTTCTACTTGTTGCATTTACCATTAG
This genomic window from Setaria viridis chromosome 8, Setaria_viridis_v4.0, whole genome shotgun sequence contains:
- the LOC117866885 gene encoding probable LRR receptor-like serine/threonine-protein kinase At1g05700 encodes the protein MKCLRRRLGEGEEMRQNMSPFSLPGFISIDCGYTTTPKYTDDRTGITYVSDDGFTDSGLIHSVNREENMQPDVALRYSTVRSFPNGTRNCYTLQSLTPGGKYYVRAAFGYGNYDALGMPPTFDLYLGVNYWTTVSIINSSTAYIFEIVAVSPANYLQVCFVNKGLGTPFISGLDLRSLQENLYPYSTATQSLVLLSFFRDTVGFGPNRYHFGTDYRHIRYPNDTYDRIWQKYEDVPTWTILSDTINGIVNNSPNDTYGAPSAVMRSVSTPVNASTMDLWWSSDSSMNVDANTKFLVVLYFAELETLREDAFREFSVILDNNITLVSAFRPEQMLTTVFTGIVQGTGSHAISLVATPNSKPPLISAMEIYLMRPLNGSATYAGDAIAMMTIQTNYSIKRNWEGDPCSPVAFAWDGLNCTYNTSGSSRIIALYLSSNGLNGEIVPSFGQLASLQHLDLSHNNLSGSIPNFLGQLTSLTFLDLSSNNLSGPIPTSLLQKSQDGLLTLRFTLSHLLASGSDLVHGSRSVIGDNLEPQPTGDDQGLQSMGSNQGPQPAGDNQPSQSLQNNHADVPTGPRIQSFRYEQLVLMTENFRNKISEGGFGSVYAGKLEGQTPVAVKIRSQDSSQGDKEFLAEIKHLAIGRHRNVVTLFGYCKDEKHLGLVYEYMAGGNLEQRLIAGSRGQEAPLTWSQRLKIAVDSASGLHYLHSAFNTPLIHRDVKATNILLTEKLDAKISDFGMARALTSETRTHTVTTTLTGTEGYMDPEYLRAGELRGKTDVYSFGIVLLVLITNRPACSVVDNKHTNIADWVRASLGHGRSRGQDVARVIDQKIRDHCDLNSVWKVVELALRCAQREEAHARPTMTEVVATLEALQREVVASAAGTSSSSAMAEDLQPADAVDQVQLTGAQ